One stretch of Deinococcus metalli DNA includes these proteins:
- a CDS encoding ABC transporter substrate-binding protein — protein sequence MTPAPTIPRALALLLLGAPLTVSAQTAPARTVKVGVIMPFSGVYAQIGEEGLRGFSLYLDSIGNRVAGRGIVVVREDEEADPAVALRKANKLISADRVDLLAGVVLTPSAYALAPVVEKAQVPLVVFNSLGNDLTRSRRTPWVFRASGSGWQFSNPFGTYVAQKVSKNVFLLGADYAFGHDSVNDFKASYTAAGGKVAGEVYTPLGSADFSPYLARIAAARPDAIYAFLSGSDAVLFLKQFAQFGLNRSVKLTVSGEMMDEKLLNSVGDAVVGAISVGPWVQNLPTAQNKIFVDAYRKKYGDTPGVFAERGWDTARVIVEALKTTRGRTDDKPALLAALRGVRFQSPRGPFAFDPVTQNVVNTIYVRRVAKGQGGLVNVLVSSLGAFPDPGK from the coding sequence TGCTGCTGGGCGCTCCGCTGACCGTTTCCGCCCAGACCGCGCCCGCCCGGACGGTGAAGGTGGGCGTGATCATGCCGTTTTCCGGCGTGTACGCGCAGATCGGCGAGGAGGGCCTGCGCGGCTTCTCGCTGTACCTGGACTCCATCGGGAACCGCGTGGCCGGGCGCGGCATCGTGGTCGTGCGCGAGGACGAGGAAGCCGATCCGGCGGTCGCGCTGCGCAAGGCGAACAAGCTGATCAGCGCCGACCGCGTGGACCTGCTGGCGGGCGTGGTGCTCACGCCCAGCGCCTACGCCCTCGCGCCGGTGGTGGAAAAGGCGCAGGTGCCGCTGGTGGTGTTCAATTCGCTGGGCAACGACCTGACCCGCAGCCGCCGCACGCCGTGGGTGTTCCGGGCGTCGGGGTCCGGGTGGCAGTTCAGCAATCCCTTCGGCACCTACGTGGCGCAGAAGGTCAGCAAGAACGTGTTCCTGCTGGGCGCGGACTACGCCTTCGGGCACGACTCCGTGAACGACTTCAAGGCGTCGTACACCGCGGCCGGCGGCAAGGTCGCCGGCGAGGTCTACACGCCGCTGGGCAGCGCCGATTTCAGTCCGTACCTGGCGCGCATCGCGGCGGCCCGGCCCGACGCCATCTACGCCTTCCTGAGCGGCAGCGACGCCGTGCTGTTCCTCAAGCAGTTCGCGCAGTTCGGCCTGAACCGCTCGGTGAAACTGACCGTGTCCGGCGAGATGATGGACGAGAAGCTGCTGAACTCGGTGGGCGACGCCGTGGTGGGGGCCATCAGCGTGGGGCCATGGGTGCAGAACCTGCCGACGGCGCAGAACAAGATCTTCGTGGACGCGTACCGCAAGAAATACGGCGACACGCCGGGCGTATTCGCGGAGCGCGGCTGGGACACGGCGCGCGTGATCGTGGAAGCGCTCAAGACGACCCGGGGACGTACGGACGACAAGCCCGCCCTGCTCGCCGCGCTGCGGGGCGTGCGCTTCCAGTCGCCGCGCGGACCCTTCGCGTTCGATCCGGTCACGCAGAACGTCGTGAACACCATCTATGTCCGCCGGGTCGCCAAGGGCCAGGGCGGACTGGTGAACGTGCTGGTCAGCAGCCTGGGCGCGTTCCCGGACCCCGGCAAGTAA
- a CDS encoding response regulator produces the protein MTTWIPANATLFGQIEAQHVLVVEDSPAMRLLVRHILKEAGHHPVVVGSVPEALAELNVGAVDVIVSDLYLPGESGLDLLRRLRAQPGAPPMVMLTSAGEDRLREEAVALGARAFLTKPFSRHELLDAVFLASRPH, from the coding sequence GTGACCACCTGGATTCCCGCCAACGCGACGCTGTTCGGGCAGATCGAGGCCCAGCACGTCCTGGTGGTCGAGGATTCGCCGGCCATGCGGCTGCTGGTGCGCCACATCCTGAAGGAGGCCGGGCACCACCCGGTCGTGGTGGGCAGTGTCCCGGAGGCCCTGGCGGAACTGAACGTGGGCGCCGTGGACGTGATCGTCAGTGACCTGTATCTGCCGGGCGAGAGCGGCCTGGACCTGCTGCGGAGGCTCCGGGCCCAGCCCGGCGCGCCGCCCATGGTGATGCTCACGAGTGCCGGCGAGGACCGTCTGCGGGAGGAGGCGGTGGCGCTGGGCGCGCGGGCCTTCCTGACCAAGCCGTTCAGCCGGCACGAGCTGCTCGACGCGGTGTTCCTGGCCAGCCGGCCGCACTGA
- a CDS encoding STAS domain-containing protein, with translation MTDPTPRPDGHALSVSGRLDAQTASAFRAALSSHVAAHRGHLYLDLADVSFMDSSALAGVVATLKALRARGDELRLTGAGPAVRELLSLTMLDRVLPLREDMA, from the coding sequence ATGACGGACCCGACCCCCCGCCCCGACGGCCACGCGCTGAGCGTTTCCGGCCGCCTGGACGCGCAGACCGCCTCGGCCTTCCGGGCCGCGCTGAGCAGCCACGTCGCCGCGCACCGCGGGCACCTGTACCTGGACCTCGCGGACGTGAGCTTCATGGATTCCAGCGCCCTGGCCGGCGTCGTGGCGACCCTCAAGGCGCTGCGGGCCCGCGGGGACGAGCTGCGCCTGACCGGAGCCGGGCCCGCCGTGCGCGAACTGCTGTCCCTGACCATGCTCGACCGGGTGCTGCCCCTGCGCGAGGACATGGCATGA
- a CDS encoding glycosyltransferase — MSYAEFERWRDTPLERVTLSIVVPAYNEAERMLPTLAAFAVAVSDLNEPWELILSDDGSRDGTAALARGLGWANLRVIEHANTGKGGAVRRGVLASRGDLVLFADADNSTPIEELPRLIAEIRGGAHIAVGSRAAGGAVEAGKSALRRAVSGTLRSITRLSTGVGLQDTQCGFKLFRGEVARDLFRRQRMDGFSFDLELLYLAARDGLRVAEVPVMWVDAPDSKVEPIKDGLKFLRDIVQIRRVHARRTPESRAGLHIAVVSAYPPGRRSLNEYGLHLSRVLAEKVEVSHVTVIADRLPAAQEAQAAVADAPNVRRVWSFNDSLSAVKILWALRRARPDAVIFNLQMASFGDRRVPAALGLLTPMLARLGGLPTITLLHNLFETVDLDTAGFGGHPLKTLVTRTFGRLFTRALLASNLVATTMPRYVKLLRERYGAQNVFLAPHGTFQVPQVPELLPLLPTVMAFGKFGTYKRVEVLLQAHEILLNRNPQVRLVIAGSDTPNAPGYLAGVQREYAHLPNVHFTGYVAEDAVPGVFSGATVVAFPYSATTGSSGVLHQAGEFGRAAVMPRIGDLADLIEEEGYRAEYFTPDDPDSLADALWRVLADPRHAAALGEANWCVASGLPLSDVADWYLLHLEALVDHPAFTASVAGVNV; from the coding sequence ATGTCCTACGCTGAGTTCGAACGCTGGCGCGACACGCCGCTGGAGCGCGTCACCCTGAGCATCGTCGTTCCCGCCTACAACGAGGCCGAACGCATGCTGCCCACCCTGGCCGCCTTCGCCGTGGCCGTGAGCGACCTGAACGAGCCGTGGGAACTCATCCTCAGTGACGACGGCAGCCGCGACGGCACGGCGGCCCTGGCCCGCGGCCTGGGCTGGGCAAACCTGCGGGTCATCGAGCACGCGAACACTGGCAAGGGCGGCGCGGTGCGCCGGGGCGTGCTCGCGTCGCGCGGCGACCTGGTGCTGTTCGCCGACGCCGACAACTCCACTCCCATCGAGGAACTGCCGCGCCTGATCGCGGAGATCCGCGGCGGCGCCCACATCGCCGTGGGCTCGCGCGCGGCGGGCGGCGCGGTCGAGGCGGGCAAGAGCGCGCTGCGCCGGGCGGTGTCCGGCACGCTGCGCTCGATCACGCGGCTGTCCACCGGCGTCGGCCTGCAGGACACGCAGTGCGGCTTCAAGCTGTTCCGCGGCGAGGTCGCCCGCGACCTGTTCCGCCGACAGCGCATGGACGGCTTCTCCTTTGACCTGGAACTGCTGTACCTAGCCGCGCGCGACGGCCTGCGCGTCGCCGAGGTGCCGGTCATGTGGGTGGACGCGCCGGACTCGAAGGTCGAGCCCATCAAGGACGGACTGAAATTCCTGCGTGACATCGTGCAGATCCGGCGGGTGCATGCCCGGCGCACGCCCGAGTCGCGCGCGGGCCTGCACATCGCCGTCGTGAGCGCGTATCCGCCGGGGCGGCGCAGCCTGAACGAGTACGGCCTGCACCTGTCGCGCGTGCTGGCCGAGAAGGTCGAGGTCTCGCACGTGACCGTCATCGCCGACCGCCTGCCTGCCGCGCAGGAAGCGCAGGCCGCCGTCGCGGACGCGCCGAACGTCCGGCGGGTGTGGAGCTTCAACGATTCGCTGAGCGCCGTGAAGATCCTGTGGGCGCTGCGGCGCGCGCGGCCGGACGCCGTGATCTTCAACCTGCAGATGGCGTCGTTCGGTGACCGCCGTGTGCCGGCCGCCCTGGGCCTGCTGACCCCGATGCTGGCGCGGCTGGGCGGCCTCCCGACCATCACGCTGCTGCACAACCTGTTCGAGACCGTGGATCTGGACACCGCCGGCTTCGGCGGCCATCCCCTCAAGACCTTGGTCACGCGCACATTCGGCCGGCTGTTCACGCGGGCGCTGCTCGCGTCGAACCTCGTGGCGACCACCATGCCCCGCTACGTGAAGCTGCTGCGCGAACGCTACGGCGCGCAGAACGTGTTCCTTGCGCCGCACGGGACCTTCCAGGTGCCGCAGGTGCCGGAACTGCTGCCGCTGCTGCCCACCGTGATGGCCTTCGGGAAGTTTGGAACATACAAGCGCGTCGAGGTGCTGCTCCAGGCGCACGAGATCCTGCTCAACCGCAATCCGCAGGTGCGGCTGGTCATCGCGGGCAGCGACACGCCCAACGCGCCGGGTTACCTGGCAGGCGTGCAGCGCGAGTACGCGCACCTGCCGAACGTGCACTTCACCGGCTACGTGGCCGAGGACGCCGTGCCCGGCGTGTTTTCTGGCGCGACCGTCGTGGCCTTCCCGTACTCCGCGACGACCGGGTCGAGCGGGGTGCTGCACCAGGCCGGCGAATTCGGGCGCGCCGCGGTCATGCCGCGCATCGGGGACCTCGCGGACCTGATCGAGGAGGAGGGCTACCGCGCCGAGTACTTCACGCCGGACGACCCGGACAGCCTCGCGGACGCCCTGTGGCGCGTGCTGGCCGACCCTCGGCACGCAGCGGCGCTCGGTGAGGCCAACTGGTGCGTGGCGTCGGGCCTGCCGCTCTCGGACGTCGCGGACTGGTATCTGCTGCACCTGGAAGCGCTGGTGGACCACCCGGCCTTCACGGCCAGCGTGGCGGGGGTAAACGTATGA
- a CDS encoding DNA repair protein → MARVKTKDAAPTPPSPYAHLDAFDALMATAAVDSRVRALAESGADPQTVNAALTEALVHAQRRWGLGLHHLRHTAELAGDEDTPDIALLTDGARTALVSSGSAAIAAAYAPMQALDERGLSLWGALPDGHRVPADAPFATLKALIEEARDFETQWMPARGGALSRVWRSGDTLMVEASRPASPQEALSDAAWDVITSIKDRTFQRELMSRSEEVGLLGALLAARHAGASATLSRLPEAHFTVQAVVVTLAGSEARSAEGYRTALRAASAELDEHQAGATRQLAQVLKHGLRGS, encoded by the coding sequence ATGGCCCGAGTCAAGACGAAAGATGCTGCTCCCACTCCGCCCTCTCCGTACGCGCACCTGGACGCCTTCGACGCGCTGATGGCGACGGCCGCCGTGGACAGCCGCGTGCGGGCGCTGGCCGAGAGCGGCGCCGATCCCCAGACCGTGAACGCGGCGCTCACGGAGGCGCTGGTGCACGCGCAGCGGCGCTGGGGCCTGGGCCTGCACCACCTGCGCCACACGGCCGAACTCGCCGGCGACGAGGACACGCCGGACATCGCCCTGCTCACGGACGGCGCCCGCACCGCGCTGGTCAGCAGCGGCTCGGCCGCCATCGCCGCCGCGTACGCGCCCATGCAGGCGCTGGACGAGCGCGGCCTGAGCCTGTGGGGCGCGCTGCCGGACGGCCACCGCGTGCCGGCCGACGCGCCCTTCGCGACCCTCAAGGCCCTGATCGAGGAGGCCCGCGACTTCGAGACGCAGTGGATGCCCGCCCGCGGCGGCGCCCTGAGCCGCGTGTGGCGCTCCGGCGACACGCTGATGGTCGAGGCCTCGCGCCCGGCCTCGCCGCAGGAAGCGCTGTCGGACGCTGCGTGGGACGTGATCACCAGCATCAAGGACCGCACCTTTCAGCGCGAGCTGATGAGCCGCAGCGAGGAGGTCGGGCTGCTGGGCGCGCTGCTCGCGGCCCGTCATGCCGGCGCGAGCGCGACCCTCAGCCGCCTCCCTGAGGCGCACTTCACCGTGCAGGCCGTGGTCGTGACCCTGGCGGGCAGCGAGGCGCGCAGCGCCGAGGGCTACCGCACGGCCCTCAGGGCCGCCTCCGCCGAACTCGACGAGCACCAGGCGGGCGCCACGCGGCAGCTCGCGCAGGTGCTCAAGCACGGCCTGCGCGGCAGCTAA
- a CDS encoding MBL fold metallo-hydrolase — translation MTALSTVLPTRHVTSGGVRVYRLPVPAFPHLPANAFVVVRGDPSQPEDAALIDVGSSHHDSTAALDAGLDALRADFGETCSWDTLSRIVITHPHPDHVAGLPFVRSRTAAPVAAFHSAVPAIERPHERQGAHLAAIEEQLTWAGIPADSSYAERLRRRAGNLALPTGVPVDTPLHDGDVLDDLLTVIHTPGHEGSQVCLRVDDVLLSADHLLPHNSPPLMPQRMQPGAGLAHYLASLGRVEALEGVRLALGGHNGPMPEWRGRTSQLRARYADKLGSVLEAAREPITVHDLTHVLFPRLNPVQALLLLDQTGALAEYLTARADLRQTERDDGAALFQRA, via the coding sequence ATGACCGCGCTCTCCACCGTGCTGCCCACGCGCCACGTCACGTCCGGTGGCGTGCGCGTGTACCGGCTGCCGGTGCCGGCCTTCCCGCACCTGCCCGCCAACGCCTTCGTGGTCGTGCGCGGCGACCCCTCCCAGCCTGAAGACGCCGCCCTGATCGACGTGGGCAGCAGCCACCACGACAGCACTGCGGCCCTGGATGCCGGCCTGGACGCGCTGCGTGCGGACTTCGGCGAGACGTGCTCGTGGGACACGCTGTCGCGGATCGTGATCACGCACCCGCACCCGGACCACGTGGCGGGACTGCCCTTCGTCCGCAGCCGCACGGCCGCGCCGGTCGCTGCGTTCCACAGCGCGGTGCCGGCCATCGAGCGCCCGCACGAGCGGCAGGGCGCCCACCTTGCCGCCATCGAGGAACAGCTCACCTGGGCGGGCATCCCGGCGGACAGCTCCTACGCCGAGCGCCTGCGCCGCCGGGCCGGGAACCTCGCCCTGCCGACGGGCGTGCCGGTGGACACGCCCCTGCACGACGGCGACGTGCTGGACGACCTCCTGACGGTCATCCACACGCCGGGTCACGAGGGCTCGCAGGTGTGCCTGCGCGTGGACGACGTGCTGCTGAGCGCGGATCACCTCCTGCCGCACAACTCCCCGCCGCTGATGCCGCAGCGCATGCAGCCGGGCGCCGGCCTCGCGCACTATCTCGCGTCCCTTGGCCGGGTCGAGGCGCTGGAGGGCGTGCGGCTCGCGCTGGGCGGGCACAACGGTCCGATGCCCGAGTGGCGCGGCCGGACCTCGCAGTTGCGGGCGCGCTACGCAGACAAGCTCGGCAGCGTGCTGGAGGCTGCCCGCGAGCCCATCACCGTCCACGATCTGACGCACGTACTCTTTCCGCGCCTGAATCCCGTGCAGGCCCTGCTGCTGCTCGATCAGACCGGCGCGCTCGCGGAGTATCTGACGGCGCGGGCCGACCTGCGGCAGACGGAGCGGGACGACGGCGCGGCCCTGTTCCAGCGCGCGTGA
- a CDS encoding STAS domain-containing protein, with protein sequence MNSTPITLRIDTTDHGGCRTLRLQGRLDAHQVGALMGAAEPLAMTTRLDLAGVNFMDSSGLASLVRLNRAATVQNVKLEIVNVRDAARLAMEITGLYSLLPVVEDRSAADGAAHGSA encoded by the coding sequence ATGAACAGCACGCCGATCACGCTCAGGATCGACACGACCGATCACGGCGGGTGCCGCACCCTGCGCCTCCAGGGCCGGCTGGACGCCCACCAGGTGGGCGCCCTGATGGGCGCGGCCGAACCGCTCGCCATGACCACGCGGCTCGACCTGGCGGGCGTGAACTTCATGGACTCCAGCGGCCTGGCGTCGCTGGTGCGGCTGAACCGCGCGGCCACCGTCCAGAACGTGAAACTCGAGATCGTGAACGTCCGCGACGCCGCGAGGCTCGCCATGGAGATCACCGGCCTGTACAGCCTGCTTCCCGTCGTGGAGGACAGGTCCGCAGCGGACGGCGCCGCGCATGGTTCCGCCTGA
- a CDS encoding ATP-binding SpoIIE family protein phosphatase, with protein sequence MVPPDPRASAGPWPGTTVLAETVDADAVYAELVTQVADISDQVVFLQRLIPQVLGLTNDAQAAGLVQEAALLLNTPRAALFLDGHWVGDAPGWLQGYPAPQQPFVQSAGRVYTGPPYRDAWRPTALLAAPFPRGWVALWGKRQFQAGERRLLEAFVKLLDSALQAVLARQKAAHHAAEQRDRAQAREVWRSVIPIRLDDPPGYRLAVHSQPASDFGGDFQFQERDWLVLGDVSGKGLPAAILTAMFAATLPLAARRDDLAGELSEALYRHLERAESFCTLAALRVSAAGGVRVVNLGHPPALLRRADGTLERFASQAPPLGTFPVEGVEGVPVWLHPGDQLMLYSDGLNEAEPEHGDVPGAQLGLGAVQRIAAASDTPDGFIERALDALRGYRVMDDLTLLAVQRDPSQRSVTLTLPGTLDRLPELGDALRAVAGDDHPALMGAELAVTELVVNAVKHGRATHLTLRAHADTEHIYVTLSDDGGPHDPTTQPAGPAGELREHGYGLLIVRRCTELWAYARSADLNRQTLHFRAPAL encoded by the coding sequence ATGGTTCCGCCTGATCCGCGCGCGTCCGCCGGCCCGTGGCCCGGCACCACCGTGCTGGCGGAGACGGTGGACGCCGACGCCGTGTATGCCGAGCTGGTCACGCAGGTGGCGGACATCAGCGACCAGGTGGTGTTCCTCCAGCGCCTGATCCCGCAGGTGCTGGGCCTCACGAACGACGCGCAGGCCGCGGGTCTGGTGCAGGAAGCGGCGCTGCTGCTCAACACGCCGCGCGCCGCGCTGTTCCTCGACGGCCACTGGGTGGGGGACGCGCCCGGCTGGCTCCAGGGGTACCCGGCCCCGCAGCAGCCGTTCGTCCAGAGCGCGGGCCGCGTGTACACCGGCCCGCCGTACCGCGACGCGTGGCGGCCCACCGCGCTGCTGGCCGCGCCGTTCCCGCGCGGCTGGGTGGCGCTGTGGGGCAAGCGGCAGTTCCAGGCGGGCGAGCGGCGCCTGCTCGAGGCCTTCGTGAAGCTGCTCGACTCGGCGCTGCAGGCGGTGCTGGCCCGGCAGAAGGCGGCACACCACGCGGCCGAGCAGCGGGACCGCGCACAGGCGCGCGAGGTGTGGCGCAGCGTGATTCCCATTCGCCTGGACGATCCGCCCGGGTACCGCCTGGCGGTGCACTCGCAGCCGGCCAGCGATTTCGGCGGGGATTTCCAGTTCCAGGAACGCGACTGGCTGGTACTGGGCGACGTGAGCGGCAAGGGCCTGCCCGCCGCGATCCTGACCGCAATGTTCGCCGCGACCCTGCCCCTGGCAGCCCGCCGTGACGACCTGGCCGGGGAACTGTCGGAGGCGCTGTACCGGCACCTGGAACGCGCGGAGTCCTTCTGCACGCTGGCGGCGCTGCGCGTGTCCGCGGCGGGCGGCGTGCGGGTCGTGAACCTGGGGCACCCGCCGGCCCTGCTGCGGCGCGCCGACGGCACGCTGGAACGCTTTGCGTCGCAGGCCCCGCCGCTGGGCACCTTCCCGGTGGAGGGCGTCGAGGGCGTGCCGGTGTGGCTGCACCCGGGCGACCAGCTCATGCTGTACAGCGACGGCCTGAACGAGGCGGAGCCCGAGCACGGCGACGTGCCCGGAGCGCAGCTTGGCCTCGGGGCCGTGCAGCGGATCGCGGCGGCGTCGGACACGCCGGACGGCTTCATCGAGCGGGCACTGGACGCGCTGCGCGGCTACCGGGTCATGGACGACCTGACCCTGCTGGCCGTGCAGCGTGATCCGTCGCAGCGCAGCGTCACGCTGACCCTGCCCGGCACCCTCGACCGGCTGCCGGAACTGGGCGACGCGCTGCGTGCCGTGGCCGGCGACGACCATCCGGCCCTGATGGGCGCGGAACTGGCCGTCACGGAGCTCGTCGTGAACGCCGTGAAGCATGGCCGGGCCACGCACCTCACGCTGCGCGCCCACGCAGATACCGAGCACATCTACGTGACGCTCAGCGACGACGGCGGGCCGCACGATCCGACGACGCAGCCGGCCGGGCCCGCCGGCGAGCTGCGCGAGCACGGCTACGGCCTGCTGATCGTGCGCCGCTGCACCGAGCTGTGGGCCTATGCCCGCAGCGCCGACCTCAACCGCCAGACCCTGCACTTTCGTGCCCCCGCGCTCTGA
- a CDS encoding trimeric intracellular cation channel family protein, translating into MHELQWAPITLAAGLRALDLVGILAFAMSGALLGVRKRFDLFGVLVLGCVTAVGGGAIRDTLTGQTPPVFLRDETYLWAALLGAALAFGFGERLARFERTLNVFDTVGLALFAASGALGAINFGLGPLGVIFAGMLSGVGGGIIRDLIANEVPEVMYRREQLYATAAAAGAFTVWALHPHVTPFQAQFGGAAVVAALRWVSRHGWVRLPVRRLPDS; encoded by the coding sequence GTGCACGAACTCCAGTGGGCTCCGATCACCCTGGCCGCCGGGCTGCGCGCCCTGGACCTGGTCGGCATCCTGGCCTTCGCGATGTCCGGCGCGCTGCTGGGCGTGCGCAAGCGCTTCGACCTGTTCGGCGTGCTGGTGCTCGGCTGCGTGACTGCCGTGGGCGGCGGCGCGATCCGCGACACCCTGACCGGTCAGACCCCGCCGGTGTTCCTGCGCGACGAGACGTACCTGTGGGCGGCGCTGCTGGGCGCGGCGCTGGCCTTCGGCTTCGGAGAGCGGCTGGCCCGCTTCGAGCGCACCCTGAACGTGTTCGACACCGTGGGGCTGGCGCTGTTCGCGGCGTCCGGCGCGCTGGGCGCCATCAACTTCGGGCTGGGGCCACTCGGCGTGATCTTCGCGGGGATGCTGTCGGGCGTGGGCGGCGGCATCATCCGCGACCTGATCGCCAACGAGGTGCCGGAGGTGATGTACCGCCGCGAGCAGCTGTACGCCACCGCCGCCGCCGCCGGGGCCTTCACGGTGTGGGCGCTGCACCCGCACGTCACGCCGTTCCAGGCGCAGTTCGGGGGCGCGGCCGTCGTCGCCGCGCTGCGCTGGGTGTCGCGGCACGGCTGGGTGCGCCTGCCGGTGCGCCGGCTGCCGGACAGCTAG